One Mycolicibacterium pulveris genomic region harbors:
- a CDS encoding glycosyltransferase family 4 protein, protein MKVLMVSWEYPPVVVGGLGRHVHHLATALAAAGHEVVVLSRRPSDTDPSTHPTTDDVSEGVRVIAAAQDPHEFEFGSDMMAWTLAMGHSMVRAGLAIKGTDTEPWKPDVVHAHDWLVAHPAIALAEYFDVPLVSTVHATEAGRHSGWVSGRISRQVHAVESWLVHESDSLITCSASMSDEITELFGPGLAETRVIRNGIDVARWPFAPRRPRQGPARLLYLGRLEYEKGIHDAIAALPRIRRTHPGTTLTIAGTGTQQAWLVEQARKHKVLRATSFVGHLNHDDLVNLLHTADAAVLPSHYEPFGIVALEAAATGTPLATSNVGGLGEAVINGQTGVSYPPRDIAALANAVRTVLDDPQAAQKMAVAARERLTSDFDWDAVAEETAQVYLSAKRAERQPHRRRPIIEHALPDR, encoded by the coding sequence GTGAAGGTCCTCATGGTGTCTTGGGAGTACCCGCCGGTGGTCGTCGGCGGCCTCGGCCGCCACGTCCACCACCTGGCCACGGCACTGGCTGCGGCCGGACACGAGGTCGTCGTGCTCAGCCGTCGTCCCAGCGACACCGATCCAAGCACCCACCCCACGACCGACGACGTCAGCGAGGGTGTGCGCGTCATCGCCGCCGCACAGGACCCGCACGAGTTCGAGTTCGGCAGCGACATGATGGCCTGGACGCTGGCGATGGGGCATTCGATGGTGCGCGCCGGGTTGGCCATCAAGGGCACCGACACCGAACCCTGGAAGCCGGACGTCGTTCACGCACACGACTGGCTGGTCGCGCACCCGGCGATCGCGCTCGCCGAATACTTCGATGTGCCACTGGTTTCCACCGTCCACGCCACCGAGGCGGGCAGGCACTCCGGTTGGGTGTCGGGGCGGATCAGCCGCCAAGTGCACGCGGTGGAGTCCTGGCTGGTGCACGAATCCGACTCGCTCATCACGTGTTCGGCGTCGATGAGCGACGAGATCACCGAGCTGTTCGGTCCGGGGCTGGCCGAAACCCGGGTGATTCGCAACGGAATCGACGTCGCGCGTTGGCCGTTCGCGCCTCGACGGCCGCGCCAAGGCCCGGCGCGGCTGCTGTATCTGGGCCGGCTCGAGTACGAGAAGGGTATTCACGACGCCATCGCGGCGCTGCCCCGCATCAGGCGCACCCATCCGGGCACCACGCTGACCATCGCCGGCACCGGGACCCAGCAGGCGTGGCTCGTCGAGCAGGCCCGAAAACACAAGGTACTCAGGGCCACATCGTTCGTCGGCCACCTCAACCACGACGACCTGGTCAACCTGCTGCACACCGCGGACGCCGCCGTGCTGCCCAGCCACTACGAACCGTTCGGCATCGTCGCGCTGGAGGCCGCGGCCACGGGCACCCCGTTGGCGACCTCCAACGTCGGCGGCCTGGGCGAGGCGGTGATCAACGGCCAGACGGGGGTGTCCTATCCCCCGCGGGACATCGCGGCCCTGGCCAACGCGGTCCGCACCGTGCTCGACGACCCGCAGGCCGCGCAGAAGATGGCCGTCGCCGCGCGCGAACGCCTCACCTCCGATTTCGACTGGGACGCGGTCGCCGAGGAGACCGCCCAGGTGTACCTTTCGGCCAAACGCGCTGAGCGCCAACCACATCGCAGGCGCCCCATCATCGAGCACGCGCTCCCCGACCGCTGA
- a CDS encoding 1,4-alpha-glucan branching protein domain-containing protein gives MFTLVLHTHLPWLAHHGRWPVGEEWLYQSWSAAYLPLMRVLRGLAAEGRRHVVTLGMTPVVTAQLDDPYCLTGMHHWLANWQLRALEATTLGAPLRQFGVRELAETEQAITDFETLWAHGGSPLLRELIDAETIELLGGPLAHPFQPLLHPRLRDFALREGLADAALRFAHTPRGIWAPECAYAPGMENDYAAAGVGHFMVDGPSLHGDTALGRPVAGSDVVAFGRDLQISYRVWSPKSGYPGHPAYRDFHTYDHTTGLKPARVTGRHVASDDKAPYDPQRADRAIDHHVADFVDLVRRRLLEESERIGRPAHVIAAFDTELFGHWWYEGPVWLQRVLRALPQAGVRVGTLSDAIADGFVGSAVELPPSSWGSGKDWHVWAGEKVSDLVQLNSEVVDTALSTVDKALGETSPRDFVADQILRETLLTVSSDWPFMVSKDSAADYARYRAHLHAHATREIADAVASGRHEHAKRLAEGWNRADGLFGALDARRLPR, from the coding sequence ATGTTCACGCTTGTGCTGCACACGCATCTGCCGTGGCTAGCCCATCACGGCCGCTGGCCGGTCGGCGAGGAGTGGCTCTACCAGTCGTGGTCGGCGGCCTACCTGCCGCTGATGCGTGTGCTTCGCGGGCTGGCCGCCGAAGGCCGTCGTCACGTGGTGACGCTGGGCATGACACCGGTGGTCACCGCGCAACTCGACGACCCGTACTGCCTCACCGGCATGCACCACTGGTTGGCCAATTGGCAGCTGCGCGCCCTGGAGGCGACGACGCTCGGAGCACCGTTGCGCCAGTTCGGAGTTCGCGAGCTGGCCGAAACCGAACAGGCGATCACCGACTTCGAGACGCTGTGGGCCCACGGTGGTAGCCCGCTGCTGCGTGAGCTGATCGACGCCGAAACCATCGAGTTGCTCGGCGGGCCGTTGGCGCACCCGTTTCAGCCGCTGCTGCATCCGCGGTTGCGCGACTTCGCGTTGCGTGAGGGTCTCGCCGACGCCGCGCTGCGCTTCGCGCACACCCCGCGCGGCATCTGGGCGCCCGAATGCGCGTATGCGCCGGGCATGGAAAACGACTATGCCGCAGCAGGTGTCGGGCATTTCATGGTCGACGGGCCGTCGCTGCACGGTGACACCGCGCTTGGCCGCCCGGTGGCCGGGTCGGATGTCGTCGCATTCGGCCGTGATTTACAGATCAGCTACCGGGTGTGGTCGCCCAAGTCGGGCTATCCCGGCCACCCGGCATACCGCGACTTTCACACCTATGACCACACCACCGGTCTGAAGCCCGCGCGGGTGACCGGGCGCCACGTCGCCTCCGACGACAAGGCGCCCTACGACCCGCAGCGCGCCGACCGCGCAATCGACCACCACGTCGCCGATTTCGTCGATCTGGTGCGCCGTCGGCTCCTCGAGGAGAGCGAACGGATCGGCAGGCCCGCACACGTCATCGCCGCTTTCGACACCGAGCTGTTCGGGCACTGGTGGTATGAGGGTCCGGTGTGGCTGCAGCGGGTGCTGCGGGCACTGCCGCAGGCCGGGGTGCGGGTGGGCACGCTGTCCGACGCGATCGCCGACGGTTTCGTGGGTTCGGCCGTCGAATTGCCGCCCAGCTCATGGGGTTCGGGTAAAGACTGGCATGTGTGGGCCGGTGAGAAGGTCAGCGATCTGGTCCAGTTGAACAGCGAGGTCGTCGACACCGCGCTGTCCACTGTGGACAAGGCGCTCGGCGAGACCAGCCCTCGTGATTTCGTCGCCGATCAGATCCTTCGCGAGACGTTGTTGACCGTATCCAGCGACTGGCCGTTCATGGTGAGCAAGGATTCGGCCGCCGACTATGCGCGCTACCGCGCGCATCTGCACGCCCACGCCACCCGCGAGATCGCCGATGCGGTGGCGTCGGGCCGGCACGAGCACGCCAAGCGGCTGGCCGAGGGATGGAACCGCGCCGACGGGCTTTTCGGCGCGCTGGACGCCAGGCGGTTGCCCCGATGA
- a CDS encoding class I SAM-dependent methyltransferase, with protein sequence MSAFVTGGPDLPLTGERTVPGLPEENYWFRRHEVVYRRLAERCAGRDVLEAGCGEGYGADLIADVARRVIGLDYDESAVAHVRARYPRVEMRHGNLAELPLADAEVDVVVNFQVIEHLWDQGQFVAECLRVLRPGGALLMSTPNRITFSPGRDTPVNPFHTRELNAAELTELLTTAGFRMERMCGVFHGPRLLELDARHGGSIIDTQIARALADTPWPTDLLADVASVRTDDFDLIDSAERNIDDSLDLVAIAVRP encoded by the coding sequence CGCACGGTTCCGGGCCTGCCGGAGGAGAACTACTGGTTCCGCCGCCATGAGGTCGTGTACCGGCGGCTGGCCGAGCGCTGCGCGGGCCGAGATGTCCTCGAAGCGGGCTGCGGCGAGGGCTACGGCGCCGACCTGATCGCCGATGTGGCGCGACGCGTAATCGGTCTGGACTACGACGAATCGGCGGTCGCCCACGTCCGGGCGCGCTATCCCCGGGTCGAGATGCGCCATGGCAACCTGGCCGAGCTGCCCCTCGCCGACGCCGAGGTCGATGTGGTCGTCAACTTCCAGGTGATCGAACACCTTTGGGACCAAGGACAATTCGTCGCCGAGTGCCTGCGCGTGTTGCGCCCCGGCGGCGCCCTGCTGATGTCGACGCCCAACCGCATCACGTTCTCACCCGGTCGCGACACCCCGGTCAACCCGTTTCACACCCGCGAACTCAATGCGGCCGAACTCACCGAACTGCTGACGACGGCCGGGTTTCGGATGGAGCGCATGTGCGGGGTTTTCCACGGCCCGCGGCTGCTCGAACTCGATGCCCGCCACGGCGGTTCGATCATCGACACCCAGATCGCCCGCGCGTTGGCCGACACACCCTGGCCGACCGACCTGCTCGCCGACGTTGCGTCGGTGCGCACCGACGACTTCGACCTCATCGACTCCGCGGAACGCAACATCGACGACAGCCTCGACCTGGTGGCAATCGCGGTGCGGCCGTGA